A stretch of Limanda limanda chromosome 7, fLimLim1.1, whole genome shotgun sequence DNA encodes these proteins:
- the mtcl2 gene encoding protein SOGA1 has translation MDGMQEEFVREIEELRSENDYLKDEMEELRSEMLEMRDMYMEDDVYQLQDLRQQLEQANKTCRILQYRLRKAERRSLRVAQTGQVDGELIRTLEQDVKVAKDVSIRLHSQLDSGEKKRSRLEKENEELRVRLQDLEVAKQVLQQEIDKNSQKKRGARPNNKPDKKLGPQEDSSDLKCQLHFAKEESALMCKKLTKLVKDSEAMKEELGKYRSLYGDVDASLTVEEVADSPHTREAEVRVHMKLVEEEANLLSRRIVELEVENRGLRAEMDDMKGPQDGHQDLSGVGCGLGVGLGLSGGNMVLGDGAASENVMELQRHLQFVEEEAELLRRSLIEMEEQNKLLMNEINRYKSELPPLMSTLSSNSLTLLADGLLNDSPVHTIQEGAVFISTDAPAQEEEIRLARLQIGELGGKVKKLQYENRVLLSNLQRCDLASYNAPSSSSSSSSLRLALETDAEAGDSAECLPISPPHRKEPVGGENDALKLKERKNKFEDSADASASLPRCLGQKDHDALLAMRDQARLVSTAIQLLTSPESNCLSTSPSIYHKVCSNEAAEPCDLEKAQPHSQISELSDLADRPLVGALTSRLQALHHQLHAFVERVDNLGKPSAGGRDPQVEGASPLASLVCSRDDLDRINTPEEKQPDYRDHSETDVKGQTGENSQSEINEAPKQEISQLEHEEKETDDELPSESSDLQALSEAEESAQGAQEEKENPTQKETVLKLTKLQEEHQKALLRRDFQLQSLGLQARLQQKLWSQERTLLVQESQHLKQALLLLSLKLRCFLKQWRLGCKKDTEWKDILEMNSLKDLYLLLEEDNLTSPAHQTDKRSAADEQPLSPTIKSSAVSSTLADLRVAMQDLSGELRQEMQGSQELTQQFAKAKASWEVERTELQSLITQLETKAGKAAAVLSCTDSMDPPDLKVALKREREDHQHLLAESYAAVMDLTKQHQIGERNWGREKLELLERFSQERAQWEQRLREATAQQGKPKPSGGDSSADLLVANGTGSPRTKSTSELDRPEVNGAANREEKTQFNVPHLLIGPELVDLPRKNWTYLTNETPEVGDTCKTWDGPSGSCSSLMGSELDLESVQRSYTAPDRTGIRIYYSPPAVRRIEQRRNNPELQRAQNGSSSLPPSGWDGAVPAGDQQQQSSSSCFSSSYEQWLSSLSKQHRELLESRSGCVTGSIPSVINNGIGSSGHSVVDGITSSSAFHGLEIGEISANLSDDMKEMTNCVRQAIRSTSLERKSSKEPGSQTTGISTRSTQTSAQYVSIGLQTDILPSSRGASFHTKAWSPRPSSTATSSLVSARTRQISTSLDKVHSRIDRPCCSPKYGSPKLQRRVSSGSTSRLEVTSSRDRSLWSLQQRPMSAGGNVGVGGCAGSGGGGGRSAWARSTTTRDSPVLNGLTDGLSSLFSVVEHSGSTESLWRGDGGSSQCASPARPAPAAGKPSAAVASGSEPSSQRYSGLVQEFFRSVCSSQDQGGVLLPVERAQKESLGGLRGLSVPGGFVTIDEPKPECMSAVVGGLANDSVTRIVNKRFMRQTVGEEMVNILGGGKEPMSSAGAAGGGTEDAPCDCAAQSSCLARPSRTAARHSLGQCKHRSLESLAATEEKKDACSE, from the exons aactcccagaagaaaagaggagcaCGACCCAACAACAAACCTGACAAGAAGCTTGGTCCACAg GAGGACAGTTCCGACCTGAAGTGTCAGCTCCACTTTGCCAAAGAGGAATCAGCCCTGATGTGCAAGAAGCTGACCAAGCTGGTGAAGGACAGCGAGGCCATGAAGGAGGAGCTGGGAAAGTACCGATCGCTGTACGGAGATGTGGACGCCTCGCTCACCGTGGAAGAG gtTGCTGACTCCCCCCACACCCGTGAAGCAGAGGTCCGAGTCCACATGAAGctagtggaggaggaggccaacCTGCTGAGTCGGCGCATcgtggagctggaggtggagaaccGGGGGCTCCGAGcagagatggacgacatgaaggGGCCACAAG ATGGACATCAAGATCTCTCTGGCGTCGGCTGTGGTCTAGGTGTGGGTCTTGGTCTCTCTGGAGGAAACATGGTGCTCGGAGACGGGGCTGCTTCTGAAAACGTCATGGAGCTCCAGAGACACCTCCagtttgtggaggaggaggcggagctgctGAGGAGGTCTCTGATCGAGATGGAGGAACAGAACAAGCTCCTGATGAACGAGATCAACCGCTACAAATCCGAACTACCGCCGCTGATGTCCACGCTGTCGTCCAATTCGCTAACGTTGCTGGCGGACGGGCTGCTCAACGACAGCCCGGTGCACACCATACAGGAAGGGGCGGTGTTCATCAGCACGGACGCCCCTgcccaggaggaggagatcagaCTGGCAAGGCTTCAGATCGGAGAGCTGGGCGGGAAGGTGAAGAAGCTACAGTACGAAAACCGAGTGCTACTGTCCAACCTGCAGCGTTGTGATCTGGCCTCCTACAAcgctccttcctcctcatcctcctcctcttcgttaCGACTGGCTCTGGAGACTGACGCGGAGGCAGGAGACTCAGCTGAGTGTCTCCCCATCAG CCCGCCCCACCGCAAAGAGCCAGTAGGGGGCGAGAATGACGCCCTTAAGCTCAAGGAGCGGAAAAATAAGTTTGAGGACAGCGCTGACGCATCGGCCTCGCTTCCCAGGTGCCTGGGGCAGAAGGACCACGATGCTTTGCTGGCCATGAGGGACCAGGCTCGCTTGGTTTCCACGGCGATACAGCTCCTGACCTCCCCCGAGTCCAACTGCCTCTCCACCTCGCCATCCATCTACCACAAGGTCTGCAGCAACGAGGCAGCGGAGCCGTGCGACCTAGAGAAAGCTCAGCCTCACAGTCAG ATTTCTGAGCTGTCTGACCTGGCGGACCGGCCTCTGGTTGGCGCTCTGACCAGCAGGCTCCAGGCTCTGCACCACCAGCTACATGCCTTTGTTGAGCGGGTTGACAACCTGGGTAAACCCTCAGCAGGTGGGCGGGACCCTCAGGTGGAAGGAGCCTCTCCCCTGGCCTCCCTCGTTTGCTCGAGAGACGACCTGGATAGAATCAATACTCCCGAGGAGAAG CAGCCTGATTACAGGGACCATTCAGAGACAGACGTTAAAGGTCAAACTGGAGAAAACAGCCAATCGGAGATTAACGAGGCACCAAAGCAGGAAATCAGCCAGCTGGAGCatgaagagaaggagacagatgaTGAACTG CCCTCCGAGTCCAGCGACCTCCAGGCGCTGTCTGAAGCAGAGGAGTCAGCTCAgggagctcaggaggagaaggagaacccGACTCAGAAAGAAACCGTTCTCAAACTCACAAAG ctgcaggaggagcaccAGAAGGCTCTGCTCCGTCGGGACTTCCAGCTGCAGAGTTTGGGTCTGCAGGCTCGGCTGCAGCAGAAGTTATGGAGCCAGGAGAGGACTCTTCTGGTCCAGGAGTCTCAGCATCTCAAACAGGCCCTCCTACTGCTCAGCCTCAAACTACGCTGCTTCCTCAAACAGTGGCGGCTGGGCTGCAAGAAGGACACAGAATGGAAAGACATCTTGGAG ATGAACAGCCTGAAGGATCTCTACCTGCTGTTGGAGGAGGACAACCTCACAAGCCCCGCCCACCAGACTGACAAACGATCTGCTGCTGACGAACAGCCTCTCAGCCCAACTATCAAG TCGAGTGCCGTGAGCAGTACTTTGGCAGACCTGAGGGTGGCGATGCAGGATCTGAGTGGTGAGCTGCGACAGGAGATGCAAGGCTCCCAGGAACTCACCCAGCAGTTTGCAAAGGCCAAGGCATCATGGGAAGTGGAGAGGACAGAACTGCAGAGCCTCATCACACAG CTTGAGACCAAAGCAGGTAAAGCTGCCGCCGTCTTGTCCTGCACCGACTCAATGGATCCTCCAGACCTGAAGGTGGCACTGAAGAGGGAGCGTGAAGATCACCAGCACTTGCTGGCTGAGTCCTATGCAGCTGTGATGGATCTAACTAAACAG CATCAGATCGGAGAGAGGAACTGGGGCAGAGagaagctggagctgctggagaggtTCAGTCAGGAGAGAGCTCAGTGGGAGCAGAGACTGAGAGAGGCCACTGCTCAGCAGGGGAAG CCAAAGCCATCCGGTGGTGACTCCTCTGCAGACCTGCTCGTTGCTAACGGAACAGGATCGCCAAG GACTAAATCCACATCTGAGCTGGACAGACCAGAGGTCAACGGAGCTGCCAACCGAGAAGAGAAAACCCAGTTTAATGTCCCCCATCTTTTGATTGGCCCAGAGCTAGTTGACCTTCCCAGGAAGAACTGGACCTACTTGACCAATGAG ACTCCAGAAGTCGGGGACACCTGTAAAACCTGGGATGGTCCCAGCGGCTCCTGCAGCAGTCTGATGGGATCAGAGCTGGATCTGGAGTCCGTCCAGAGGAGCTACACGGCTCCAGACCGCACCGGCATCCGGATCTACTACAGCCCTCCTGCCGTGCGACGCATAGAGCAGCGGAGAAATAACCCGGAGCTTCAGCGGGCACAGAATGGGAGCTCGTCCCTTCCGCCCAGTGGCTGGGATGGAGCCGTGCCTGCTGGGGATCAGCAACAGCAGTCTTCATCCTCCTGCTTTTCATCCTCGTACGAGCAGTGGCTGAGCTCGCTGTCCAAGCAGCACAGGGAGCTGCTGGAGAGCAGGAGCGGTTGCGTCACCGGGTCAATCCCCAGCGTCATCAACAACGGCATCGGCAGCTCTGGTCACAGTGTGGTCGATGGGATCACGTCCTCTTCAGCTTTCCATGGCCTGGAAATTGGGGAGATTTCAGCCAATTTGAGTGATGACATGAAGGAGATGACCAACTGTGTCCGCCAGGCCATCCGCTCCACGTCTCTGGAGAGGAAATCCAGCAAGGAACCCGGAAGTCAG ACGACCGGCATTTCCACCAGGTCCACGCAGACCTCTGCCCAGTACGTCAGTATCGGGCTTCAAACCGACATCCTTCCAAGCAGCAGAGGGGCGAGCTTCCACACCAAAGCCTGGTCCCCTCGGCCCTCGTCAACGGCCACATCCTCGTTGGTGTCAGCCAGAACCCGGCAGATATCAACATCTCTAGATAAAGTTCACAGCCGCATCGACAGGCCGTGCTGTTCGCCCAAGTATGGATCACCCAAACTCCAACGCAGAGTCTCCTCTG GCTCCACTTCCAGGCTGGAAGTGACTTCCTCAAGGGACCGCAGCCTGTGGAGCCTCCAGCAGAGACCCATGAGTGCAGGCGGAAACGTAGGCGTAGGCGGATGCGCAGGTAGCGGCGGTGGAGGCGGACGCTCAGCCTGGGCTcgctccaccaccaccagggaCAGCCCCGTCCTCAACGGCCTCACCGATGGCCTCTCCAGCCTCTTCAGCGTGGTGGAACACTCTGGAAGCACAGAGTCGCTGTGGAGGGGTGATGGAG GTAGCAGCCAGTGTGCCAGTCCAGCACGACCAGCTCCTGCCGCAGGAAAACCCTCTGCAGCGGTGGCCTCTGGATCTGAACCCAGCTCTCAGCGGTACAGTGGCCTGGTCCAGGAGTTCTTCAGGAGTGTCTGCAGCAGCCAAGACCAGGGAGGAGTCCTCCTGCCTGTGGAGAGAGCGCAAAAAGAATCCCTGGGCGGTCTCAGAGGTCTGAGTGTCCCGGGGGGTTTTGTCACCATCGATGAGCCCAAGCCAGAGTGCATGTCAGCTGTGGTCGGAGGTCTCGCTAACGACAGTGTCACCAGGATTGTTAATAAGAGGTTTATGAGACAAACGGTCGGGGAAGAGATGGTCAATATCTTGGGAGGCGGGAAGGAACCAATGAGCAGCGccggagcagcaggaggagggacgGAG GATGCACCCTGTGACTGCGCCGCCCAGTCATCCTGCCTTGCCCGACCATCCAGAACTGCAGCTCGCCATTCGCTGGGGCAGTGCAAGCACCGCTCACTAGAGTCTCTGGCGGcaacggaggagaagaaggacgCCTGCAGCGAGTGA